Proteins co-encoded in one Halococcoides cellulosivorans genomic window:
- the pglZ gene encoding BREX-5 system phosphatase PglZ yields MQASKSLPEAAKDTIRRKFDGAESEDPIVLWWDDGNYLEDILQQACSELGVPLKTAEKTPLELRSDPVDGEQVWYVPHVKEPADREGDYDWFRDVQHTGSEVEMSIEDLTVHAFERGQLDAWKLKNATESDDPQQRREIARILHEQLTGGQLPTLEQLQTQIVTGGYTDPVAFVLENGWADIDDDPQTIDQMKDLLTSEGVDAVADETDPTVIETQTRRWAVAEWLIHAGADADRFPSEFRAETAGAHDLPELKSLLNNTTSPDLIADRYLGEAMWPDVIDSIDDPWELSSCIVDAALERRLWKEWHASFDAGDYKECLDRAEERYETLLGSEDRHGNYRGAFGPDSPWTQTWEQAAEVARLAHQLDTWDERVNDDVVSLYADDDDGTWQIDNAVLNLVVSGEPETDLPGDHPATETLNDLRTQLQSDYVDYLEDLGDLVTETVEAGAPFVDEDHAYQFFTKESDGLESGQTVALFVIDALRLDLARRLADELREYVATLPADAPEFAVEESVWLGTLPSETEFGKAALTPGEVQMFDISLVDGELLPLRNNRKVTPNRRNSLLDGDGWTVTREQDDGWQSTRVAYFKNDLDNIGETELSDLEAMLAQRVDSLAEFIGTKIEQGEWDQAYVLTDHGFVLLPDDVTPEKISRPSEASDSGRRWIAGEDVDEDSPGVLLDASTRLGYLDANVSAFASPLKRISKQGVGDARFYHGGLLPQEFVLDFISITQG; encoded by the coding sequence ATGCAAGCATCCAAATCTCTCCCAGAAGCCGCGAAAGACACGATTCGCCGCAAATTCGATGGAGCAGAGTCGGAAGATCCGATAGTCCTCTGGTGGGATGATGGCAACTACCTTGAAGACATCCTCCAGCAGGCTTGCTCCGAACTGGGTGTCCCGCTGAAGACTGCTGAAAAGACACCGCTCGAACTCCGTTCTGACCCCGTCGACGGCGAACAGGTCTGGTACGTCCCACACGTCAAAGAACCAGCCGATAGAGAGGGCGACTACGACTGGTTCCGCGACGTCCAGCATACGGGCAGCGAGGTAGAGATGAGCATCGAAGACCTCACCGTCCACGCGTTTGAGCGCGGGCAACTCGATGCGTGGAAACTGAAGAACGCTACCGAGTCCGACGACCCACAGCAGCGCCGGGAGATCGCGCGAATTCTTCATGAGCAGCTCACCGGTGGCCAGCTCCCAACGCTCGAACAACTCCAGACCCAAATCGTCACCGGTGGGTACACCGATCCCGTGGCGTTCGTGCTGGAGAACGGCTGGGCAGATATCGACGACGACCCCCAGACCATCGACCAGATGAAGGACTTGCTGACCAGCGAGGGCGTCGACGCGGTCGCCGACGAGACTGATCCCACAGTCATCGAAACCCAAACGCGTCGGTGGGCGGTCGCGGAGTGGTTGATTCACGCCGGCGCCGACGCCGACCGCTTCCCTAGCGAGTTCCGGGCCGAAACCGCGGGCGCTCACGACCTCCCGGAACTCAAGTCCCTGCTGAACAACACGACATCACCTGACCTGATCGCTGACCGCTATCTCGGTGAGGCGATGTGGCCCGACGTCATCGATTCCATCGACGATCCGTGGGAACTGTCGAGTTGCATTGTCGACGCCGCACTCGAACGCCGTCTCTGGAAGGAGTGGCACGCGTCCTTCGACGCAGGCGACTACAAGGAGTGTCTCGACCGAGCAGAGGAACGGTACGAAACCCTCCTCGGGAGCGAAGACAGACACGGGAACTACCGAGGCGCCTTTGGCCCAGACAGTCCGTGGACACAAACGTGGGAGCAAGCCGCCGAGGTCGCGCGTCTCGCACATCAACTCGACACGTGGGACGAACGCGTGAACGACGACGTCGTCTCCCTGTACGCGGACGATGACGATGGCACGTGGCAGATCGACAACGCCGTCCTCAATCTCGTCGTCTCAGGCGAACCGGAGACCGACCTTCCTGGTGACCACCCGGCGACCGAGACGCTCAATGACCTCCGCACCCAGCTCCAGTCGGACTACGTCGACTACCTCGAAGACCTCGGCGACCTCGTCACTGAGACCGTCGAGGCAGGCGCTCCCTTCGTCGATGAGGATCACGCCTACCAGTTCTTCACCAAGGAGTCCGACGGCCTCGAAAGCGGGCAGACGGTCGCGCTGTTCGTGATCGACGCTCTTCGGCTTGACCTCGCCCGACGCCTTGCGGACGAACTCCGCGAGTACGTGGCAACTCTCCCAGCCGACGCGCCCGAGTTCGCCGTCGAAGAGAGTGTCTGGCTGGGGACGCTCCCCTCGGAGACCGAGTTCGGGAAGGCCGCTCTCACGCCTGGCGAAGTGCAGATGTTCGACATCTCGCTCGTCGACGGCGAGCTGCTACCGCTCCGCAACAACCGAAAAGTCACTCCAAACCGACGAAATTCGCTGTTAGACGGCGACGGCTGGACGGTCACCCGCGAGCAAGACGACGGCTGGCAGTCCACGCGTGTGGCCTACTTCAAGAACGACCTCGACAATATTGGCGAGACGGAACTCAGCGACCTCGAAGCAATGCTCGCCCAGCGTGTCGACTCGCTCGCGGAGTTCATTGGGACGAAAATCGAGCAGGGCGAGTGGGATCAGGCATACGTCTTGACTGATCACGGGTTCGTTCTCCTTCCTGACGACGTAACCCCGGAGAAGATCTCGCGGCCGTCAGAGGCGTCGGACTCCGGACGTCGGTGGATCGCCGGCGAGGACGTCGACGAGGACTCACCCGGTGTGCTGCTCGACGCCAGCACTCGGTTAGGCTATCTTGACGCCAACGTCAGCGCCTTTGCGAGCCCACTCAAGCGAATCAGCAAGCAGGGCGTCGGCGACGCCCGCTTTTACCACGGTGGGCTTCTCCCCCAGGAGTTTGTGCTCGACTTCATCAGTATCACGCAGGGTTAG
- a CDS encoding uracil-DNA glycosylase family protein — MASDKRVENYLNRIWNNWQFGSGPCQDCPNRDNAGCYTPYYGDGILDAEIAFVAETPGGGRDIQNEDQLDWELPGSFSAERGGASKPGWITDGNRIPDEFFDSVDAWFEGTGQYDRGIYFTNAKKCQDIDGKDMEWKNIKAKLHCREYLKPEMNAVDPEVIVVFGEKATDTTFDLYDVDEYIEAFNDVALSVYRDNEPYVIPSYHWSNLFRNLRHIDGIDNHDAYWESLADTIESTLDS, encoded by the coding sequence ATGGCGTCTGATAAAAGAGTCGAGAATTACTTGAATCGAATCTGGAACAATTGGCAGTTCGGTTCCGGCCCCTGCCAAGATTGTCCTAACCGGGACAATGCAGGATGCTATACCCCCTACTACGGTGACGGCATTCTTGATGCTGAGATCGCCTTCGTGGCGGAAACCCCCGGAGGCGGTCGAGACATCCAAAATGAAGATCAACTCGACTGGGAGCTACCCGGGAGCTTTAGTGCCGAACGAGGCGGGGCCAGCAAACCGGGCTGGATTACAGACGGCAACAGAATTCCGGACGAATTTTTTGACAGTGTTGATGCTTGGTTCGAAGGAACGGGGCAGTATGACCGCGGGATCTATTTCACGAACGCCAAAAAGTGCCAAGACATCGATGGAAAAGACATGGAGTGGAAGAACATCAAAGCCAAACTGCATTGTCGTGAGTACTTAAAGCCTGAAATGAATGCTGTCGACCCAGAAGTTATAGTGGTCTTCGGGGAGAAGGCAACCGATACTACCTTTGATCTCTATGATGTCGACGAATATATTGAGGCTTTCAACGACGTTGCGCTCTCGGTGTACCGCGATAACGAGCCCTATGTAATACCTTCATATCATTGGAGTAACCTTTTCCGAAATCTGCGTCATATTGACGGCATCGACAACCACGACGCTTACTGGGAATCGTTAGCTGACACCATTGAATCCACGCTTGATTCGTGA
- a CDS encoding HNH endonuclease has protein sequence MTLSAKDNVKTLLLTLYIRMVENRGQRFKEIARTVRNRDAGRCLHCDEPEREEFLSVHHLVPESDISDEFDPHLPVNLVTLCRECHSKFENQSLPSQLRQLDIEEHSDLMITDAERRALNKRLKQIGTEIRKVKKISKSESRELYEYYVDRNGAQSGLSDFK, from the coding sequence GTGACGTTGTCAGCAAAGGACAACGTTAAGACGCTTCTCCTTACCCTTTACATCCGTATGGTGGAAAATAGAGGGCAGCGGTTCAAAGAGATTGCAAGAACCGTTCGCAACAGGGATGCAGGACGCTGCCTCCATTGTGATGAACCGGAAAGAGAGGAATTCCTTAGCGTCCACCACTTGGTTCCTGAATCAGACATTTCGGATGAGTTTGACCCTCACCTTCCAGTGAACCTCGTCACACTTTGCCGGGAATGCCACAGCAAATTCGAAAACCAATCCCTCCCCTCACAGCTTAGACAGCTTGATATTGAGGAGCACTCAGACCTGATGATTACTGACGCCGAACGGAGGGCCCTCAACAAGCGCTTGAAACAGATAGGCACCGAAATCCGCAAAGTCAAGAAGATATCTAAGTCCGAGTCACGCGAGTTATATGAGTACTACGTGGATAGAAACGGCGCACAAAGTGGACTATCCGATTTTAAATAG
- a CDS encoding winged helix-turn-helix transcriptional regulator, whose protein sequence is MAPRTAGSDVDPEELDHVLGQINEETGKSVKELASETGYSSRHVQRILEELMERGKITSTPDWRYRESRRSKA, encoded by the coding sequence ATGGCACCGCGCACGGCGGGCTCTGACGTGGACCCCGAGGAACTGGACCACGTCCTCGGGCAGATCAACGAAGAGACCGGGAAGAGCGTCAAGGAACTCGCCTCAGAGACCGGCTATTCCTCCCGGCACGTGCAACGGATTCTGGAGGAGCTGATGGAGCGCGGCAAGATCACGAGCACGCCAGACTGGCGCTATCGCGAGTCCCGGCGGAGCAAGGCCTGA
- a CDS encoding ATP-binding protein codes for MPPSFVNRSEELSRIQRAYESDSAEFIVILGRRRIGKSALVRESIPDENTVYYQATRDTDAVQISDFIQEAQAVYSGIERIREDWEALLGYLGDQNATVIIDEWPFLVEADSSVPTKFQRVWDTELEETEMTLVVVGSAISIMTNKITEQDAPLYNRDTVRLDLAPLSLGDAAPYYPAPADDPIGILESWSIFGGTPFYLQLISPDESLATNVNRHIISQHGRLHGEPETILQTESVRKPERYMSILRALADGRRETSEIADYAGFDDSRGVWRYAERLKQLRVIEEDQPVTEETSSPKRYRIQEPLFRFWFRFLYGKNPQHITTDDPFTEQIRPDFSAYVGRVFEDVCRDALPVLFPKASFSRIGGWWDSEGELDVVGLDHTGRIVGGESKFTASPMHPGHLDDVETRTKRIEWTPPNESEVTRQYCLFSRSGFTDALEETAQTRDDVHLFSVADVVTALRDS; via the coding sequence ATGCCACCCTCGTTCGTCAACCGCTCGGAAGAGTTGTCGCGGATTCAGCGGGCTTATGAGAGCGATTCCGCCGAGTTCATTGTCATCCTGGGACGCCGACGGATTGGAAAGTCGGCGCTTGTCCGCGAATCAATCCCGGACGAGAATACCGTCTACTACCAAGCCACACGGGACACCGACGCAGTTCAGATATCTGACTTCATCCAGGAAGCCCAAGCGGTGTATTCTGGAATTGAACGGATTCGCGAAGACTGGGAAGCATTGCTCGGGTATCTCGGCGATCAGAACGCCACAGTCATCATTGATGAGTGGCCGTTCCTCGTTGAGGCAGATAGTAGCGTTCCGACGAAATTCCAGCGCGTGTGGGATACGGAACTTGAAGAAACGGAGATGACGCTTGTCGTAGTCGGGTCGGCGATCAGCATCATGACGAACAAAATCACGGAGCAGGATGCCCCGCTGTACAACCGAGACACGGTTCGATTGGATCTCGCACCGCTATCGCTCGGTGATGCGGCCCCGTACTACCCTGCCCCGGCAGATGACCCGATTGGAATCCTCGAAAGTTGGAGTATCTTTGGCGGCACACCATTCTATCTCCAGCTCATTTCGCCAGATGAGTCGCTTGCGACGAACGTGAACCGGCATATTATCAGCCAGCACGGGCGACTGCACGGTGAACCCGAAACGATTCTTCAGACAGAGAGTGTGCGGAAGCCGGAGCGATACATGAGCATTCTCCGGGCACTTGCCGACGGGCGACGTGAAACAAGTGAGATTGCCGATTACGCGGGATTTGATGACTCGAGGGGAGTCTGGCGGTATGCTGAGCGACTGAAACAGCTCCGAGTGATCGAGGAAGACCAACCAGTCACGGAAGAGACGTCGAGCCCGAAACGGTATCGCATTCAGGAGCCGTTGTTCCGGTTCTGGTTCCGGTTCCTCTACGGGAAGAACCCACAGCACATCACTACTGACGATCCGTTCACGGAGCAGATTCGCCCGGATTTTTCGGCTTACGTTGGGCGTGTCTTCGAGGACGTATGTCGTGACGCGCTCCCGGTGCTGTTCCCGAAAGCGTCGTTCAGTCGCATCGGTGGGTGGTGGGACTCAGAGGGTGAACTGGATGTCGTTGGACTCGATCACACTGGACGCATCGTCGGTGGTGAGTCGAAGTTCACTGCGAGTCCGATGCATCCGGGACACCTAGACGATGTCGAAACGCGAACGAAGCGTATTGAGTGGACACCACCGAACGAATCGGAAGTGACCCGACAGTACTGTCTGTTTAGCCGGTCTGGCTTCACCGATGCACTGGAAGAAACCGCACAAACCCGTGACGATGTGCATCTGTTTTCGGTGGCGGACGTTGTGACAGCTCTCAGAGACTCATAG
- a CDS encoding helicase-related protein: MSAQWFDLHTQATKLKLAHEQGQLLSISNSLVRLEPYQLDAVNWVMQKLRQRALIGDDVGLGKTIEAGLILKELSARNRADRVLFVVPAHLQKKWIRDMNRFFDVDLTVADRAWVEGERRRLGEEANIWNQDQQQLVTSMAFLRQDEFRPALRDAFWDVVVVDEAHKAAKRGESPSKTAKMVDTVTGNSDSLLLLSATPHDGKGEAFRSLVEYIDPFLVAENRELSQETVDRVMIRRGKTDIYDEDGERVFPDREVNSVSVSMTHDERQFYRAVTDYVKNVYNRSEKLNEPAVGFAMALMQKRLVSSVGAIHATLRRRLDDLLDEEAETDGLSEEARAYLDGEDLDEDDKQHAEDEIGGLTVTSTDEQLQEEIDTLRDLVSLAEDLPVDSKAQKVRRFISQLLEEQPDEKLLLFTEYRDTLDYLLEFVQDEPWADEILVIHGDVDKEERARIEDEFNHGQSRLLFATDAASEGIDLQHSCHIMANYELPWNPNRLEQRIGRIHRYGQEEEVKVWNFLFDDTRESEIFEMLQTKVEEIRSQLGNTADVLGILDDIDVDSLIMESIENDEPPSATKEELEEMIEERQRTLEEWYERSLVDTSTFDAESRRQIQEVVDESENVYGSEGDIREFFERAVEAFGGEFEKRGTNLYQAELPDEINSPGQDTTFGPFTFDRDFAMDHEDITYLAPDTDVLQRLMARVLEDVRGEVGLKLLPFVDTPGITYNYRVAFEDGTGDVIREETIPVFVDAAQEDAQQALGERIIEGDSVAAKPDVDDLRAVLDAQSDLRTAADRYVSVRVNEIKNHLQEKRHEETARELENLKEYAQAERERIESFIEEYERKADAGSDMDIAIRGQRERLEQLEERIETRRDELRRREQIISLAPEVENYCLTLPL, translated from the coding sequence GTGTCCGCGCAGTGGTTCGATCTTCACACGCAGGCGACGAAACTGAAACTCGCCCACGAACAGGGGCAACTACTGAGCATCTCGAACTCGCTCGTTCGACTGGAGCCCTACCAGCTTGACGCCGTGAACTGGGTGATGCAGAAGCTTCGCCAGCGCGCACTCATCGGCGACGACGTCGGGCTCGGGAAGACGATCGAGGCAGGGCTCATCCTCAAGGAACTCTCGGCCCGCAATCGGGCCGACCGCGTCCTCTTCGTCGTCCCTGCCCACCTCCAGAAGAAGTGGATTCGAGACATGAATCGCTTCTTCGATGTCGATCTCACCGTCGCAGACCGGGCGTGGGTCGAAGGTGAGCGTCGACGACTCGGCGAGGAGGCCAATATCTGGAACCAAGACCAGCAACAGCTCGTCACCAGCATGGCGTTCCTGCGGCAAGACGAGTTCCGACCCGCACTCCGGGACGCGTTCTGGGACGTGGTTGTGGTCGATGAGGCACATAAGGCCGCAAAGCGGGGCGAGTCGCCGAGCAAGACGGCAAAGATGGTTGATACTGTCACGGGGAACTCCGACTCGCTGCTGCTCCTCAGCGCGACGCCCCACGACGGGAAGGGCGAAGCGTTTCGCTCACTCGTCGAGTATATCGACCCGTTCCTCGTCGCCGAGAACCGGGAACTCTCACAGGAGACAGTCGACCGCGTCATGATCCGTCGCGGGAAGACCGACATCTACGACGAAGATGGTGAACGCGTCTTCCCAGACCGAGAGGTCAACTCGGTATCCGTCTCGATGACGCACGACGAGCGGCAGTTCTACCGGGCGGTCACTGACTACGTCAAAAACGTCTACAACCGCTCGGAGAAACTGAACGAACCCGCGGTCGGGTTTGCGATGGCGCTCATGCAGAAACGGCTGGTGAGCAGCGTCGGCGCGATTCACGCGACGCTCCGTCGACGACTGGACGACCTTCTCGACGAAGAGGCAGAAACGGATGGCCTTTCCGAGGAAGCGCGGGCCTACCTCGACGGCGAGGATCTGGACGAGGACGACAAGCAACACGCGGAAGACGAGATCGGCGGTTTGACCGTCACCAGTACCGACGAACAGCTCCAAGAGGAGATCGATACGCTCCGCGATCTCGTCTCGCTGGCGGAGGACTTACCGGTCGACTCCAAGGCCCAGAAGGTCAGACGGTTCATCTCCCAACTCCTCGAGGAACAACCGGACGAGAAACTCCTGTTGTTCACGGAGTACCGAGACACGCTCGACTATCTCCTCGAGTTCGTGCAGGACGAGCCGTGGGCCGACGAGATTCTCGTGATTCATGGCGACGTAGACAAAGAGGAACGGGCGCGGATCGAAGACGAGTTCAACCACGGCCAGTCGCGGCTCCTGTTCGCGACCGACGCAGCGAGCGAGGGTATCGACCTCCAGCACAGCTGCCACATCATGGCCAACTACGAGCTGCCGTGGAACCCGAACCGGCTCGAGCAGCGGATCGGCCGCATCCATCGCTACGGACAGGAGGAGGAAGTCAAAGTCTGGAATTTCCTCTTCGACGACACCCGCGAGAGCGAGATCTTCGAGATGCTCCAAACCAAGGTTGAGGAGATCCGTTCCCAGCTCGGTAACACGGCGGACGTGCTCGGCATCCTCGACGACATCGACGTGGACTCGCTCATCATGGAGTCCATCGAGAACGACGAACCGCCGAGTGCGACCAAAGAGGAACTCGAGGAGATGATTGAAGAACGTCAGCGGACGCTCGAGGAGTGGTACGAGCGAAGCCTCGTCGATACGAGTACGTTCGACGCCGAGAGTCGCCGGCAGATTCAGGAGGTCGTCGACGAGTCAGAAAATGTCTACGGGAGCGAGGGAGACATTCGGGAGTTCTTCGAGCGAGCTGTGGAGGCCTTCGGAGGCGAATTCGAGAAGCGCGGCACCAATCTTTATCAGGCCGAGTTACCGGACGAAATCAATTCGCCTGGCCAAGATACAACGTTCGGTCCGTTCACGTTCGACCGCGACTTCGCGATGGATCACGAGGATATCACCTACCTCGCTCCAGACACGGACGTCCTGCAACGGCTCATGGCACGCGTGTTGGAGGACGTACGCGGTGAAGTCGGACTCAAACTACTCCCGTTCGTCGACACGCCGGGGATCACCTACAACTATCGTGTGGCGTTTGAGGACGGCACCGGCGACGTGATTCGCGAGGAGACCATCCCCGTCTTCGTAGATGCTGCGCAAGAGGACGCTCAGCAGGCGCTCGGTGAACGTATTATTGAGGGCGACTCGGTAGCAGCAAAGCCCGACGTCGACGACCTACGAGCGGTTCTCGACGCTCAATCCGACTTACGGACGGCTGCCGATCGGTATGTGAGCGTGCGGGTCAACGAGATCAAGAACCACCTTCAAGAGAAGCGTCACGAAGAGACCGCTCGGGAGCTGGAGAACCTCAAGGAATACGCGCAGGCGGAACGGGAACGCATCGAGTCCTTCATCGAGGAATACGAGCGCAAAGCCGACGCCGGATCGGATATGGACATCGCGATCCGTGGCCAACGAGAGCGTCTCGAACAGCTCGAGGAGAGAATCGAAACGCGTCGCGACGAACTCCGGCGTCGGGAGCAGATCATCTCACTTGCACCCGAGGTCGAGAACTACTGTCTTACGCTCCCTCTTTGA